CTTCACAGATCGCGGACACCGATAGCTTCACAGGTGGAATGTGGGGTAAGATAAAAGAATGACATTGACGGCATCACAGCTAAGCCAAAATTTCCATTCGAATGGGGATCTCCAGGCCCTTCGCAGCATAGTCGTACGGCGAGCTCACACCCCAATCGCCGCCACCAGCACCCGGTTCTGCCTTCGTATCGCCGCCCTCAGCTCCGGTATCCTCGCCTCGTCGCGCTTCACGAACTCGATGAACATCATGTTCATGTTGTTGAAGATCAGCTCGCCCACCGCCGAGCCGTCGATGTCGGCGCGCACAAGGCCGATCTGCTGCAGGCGGGCGATCAGCGCGCTGATCTGCCGGGTCAGCTCGCGGTCGAGCGCGGTGTAGGTCTGGCCGAAGAGGCTGTCGGGCAGTTGCGTCGAAATCGCCATCGCCTGGCGCCACATCTCCTTGCTGAGGTAATTCAGCGAGTGCTCGATATAGATGCCGATCAGCGTGTCGAGCGCGTCGCCGACATTGGCGGGCGGGCTGGCGACCACGCCTCGCCCGGCATTCAGCACCTCGTTGACCTCCATGGAAACGATGGCGCCGAGGATGTCCCCCTTGTTCTGGTAGTAATTATAGATCGTGCCGATCGAGACCTCGGCTTGTGCGGCGATCGCCTCGATCTTGGCGCCTTCATAGCCGGCCTCGCGAAACAGCGCGGTGGCCGCATCGATGATGCGGCGGTGCCTGTCCGCCTTCTGCCGTTCGCGCAATCCGCTCATATCGGCCTCTTTGCCACAAAATCATAATTGACTCAATTTTAGAATTGGTTCAACTTTTCTTCCAACAAGCCAGCAAGGCAGGGAGAACACTCGATGACCGTCAACGCCCGCAATCCGCTTTCCACCCTCAAGTCCCATCTCGCAGCCGCTTGCGCGGTCGCCGCGCTGCTTCTTGCAGCCGGTGGCGCTGAGGCCGCCGATCTCAATGCGCTGATCTGGTGCGACCATTCCGATCCGGCGCTGCTCGAGCCCTTCGAGAAGGCAAACGACGTCAAGGTCAACGTAAAGGAGTTCGAAGGCACCGGAGCGGGGCTGGCCATCGTCGACCAGTCGCAACCCGGCGACTGGGACGTGATGGTGATCGATTCCATCGACGTGCCGCGCGGCGTCGAAAAAGGCCTGTTCGAGCCGCTGCCCGAGGATAAATTGCCCTTCGCCGACCTCTTCCCGGAAGTGAAGATGGACAAGTCGACCATCGTCGACGGCAAGCGCTACGGCATCACCGAAAAGTTCGGCTACAACACGATCGGCTTCAACAAGACCAAGGTCGACCCGGCCGACATGCAGTCGCTGGCCTCGCTCACCAGCGACAAATACAAGGGCAAGGTCGCGATCTACGATTACTACCTGCCGGTGATCGGCATGGCGGCTTTGGCGATCGGCAAGAAGACCGCCGATCTCACCGAGGCCGACCTGCCAGCGCTGAAGGCCGAGCTCCTCAAGATGAAGGCCAATGCCAAGCTGGTCGGCGAGGTCACCGCCAGCCAGACCGCATTGGCCACCGGCGAGGTGGACGTTCTTGTCGGCGGCGGCGAGTGGGTCACGGCCGGCCTTGCCAAGGAAAATCCGGCGCTCGACTTCTCGATCCCGAAGGAAGGTGCTGTGCTCTGGTCGCAGTCGCTCGCCATGTTCAAGGATTCCAAGAACAAGGACATGGCGCTGAAATTCATCCAGTACATCATGAGCCCTGAGGGCCAGGCGCGGCTTGCCACCTCGTCCTGCTACTGGGGCATGCCGGCGAACACCAAGGCGGCGCTGACCGACGAGCAGAAGAAGATCCTGCGCTTCGACGAGCAACCTGGCTTCCTCGCCCGCGCCCAGGCCTATCCGGCGCCGAACGCCGACCTCGACAAGAAGATGCAGGACATGTGGACCGAGATGCTGCAGGCGCAGTAAATCGGCCGATGAGTGTTTCTGGAAGCAACTCGCGTGCCCTGCCCTGGGCGCTGGTCACGCCGGCGCTGGCGTGGACGCTGCTGTTCTTCGTGCTGCCCTTCATCGCCATGGGGTTTTCCAGCCTCACCGCGCATGAAGGCGGCGGCTTCACCTTGGCCAATTACAGCCAGTTCTTCACCGATCCGTCCTATTGGCGGTCGATGGTGAACTCACTGGAGGTCACGGCTATCGTCACCGTGATCTCGATCCTGCTCGCCTATCCCTTCGCCTGGATCCTCGCCGAAATGGTCCCGCAACGCTGGCAACGGCTGGCGCTGATGCTTGCCGTGCTGCCGTTCTGGACCTCCTATGTCGTGCGCTCCTATTCCTGGCTGCTGGTGCTGGCGCAGAACGGCGTCATCAACCGGGCGCTGACCGGCATGGGCCTCATCGCCGAGCCGCTGCAGCTCGCCAACACGCGTTTCGCCACCGTCACCGGCTTCGTGCATTTCTTCGTCATGCTGTTGACGCTGACGATCTTCGCCAATCTGAAGCAGCTCAGCCCGAGCTACCGCAGGGCGGCCGCCGATCTCGGCGCCGGGCCGGTGCGGACCTTCCTGCATGTCGTGCTGCCGCTGACCCTGCCCGGCATCATGGTCGGCGCCTTCCTTACCTTCGTGCTCTGCATCGGCGACTACATCACGCCGCAGATTCTTGGCGGCAACAACGAGCTGGTCATGCCGCAGCTGGTCATGATGCAGATCGGCCGGCGCGGCGATTTCCCGCTGGCCTCCGCGCTGTCGATCATCCTGATGGCTGTCGTCACCATCGCCTATCTCGCCTGCGCGCGCTGGCTGAAGATCGAGCGGGCCTGACGATGCGCGCCGCCGTCCGCTTCGCCGCCTGGCTCTACGCCGTCGCCGTCTATGGCTTCATCTTCCTGCCGGTGGTGGTGCTGGTGCTGTTCTCGCTGCAGGCCACCTCCTTCCCTATACCGCCTTTCACCGGCCCGTCGCTGCGCTGGTACCAGGCGGTGCTTTCAGACGCGAGGCTCACCTCAGCGCTGGTCAATTCACTGCTGGTGGCGGTGCTGTCCTCGCTCGCATCGGTCACGCTCGGATTTCTGTCCGCCTGGGGTTTCGCGCGCTTCGTCCTGCCGGGCTCGGCCTTGCTGCGCGGGCTGATCACGCTGCCGCTCACCGTCAGCTATCTCATCATCGGCATGGGCCTGCTGGTGCTGTTCAACTGGGCCGGTGTGCCGAAATCGCTGCTTGCGGCCGGCATCGGCCATGTGGTGATCAACCTGCCGCTCTGCTTCGCCATCATCTACAGCCAGATGGGCGACCACCAGATCAACATCGAGCGCGCCGCGCGCGACCTCGGCGCCGCCGAATGGAAGGTGCTGCTCCTGATCACCGTGCCGGTGATGGCGCCGGCGATCTTCGCCGGCTTCTTCCTGTCGATGACATTTTCCTGGGACGAGTTCGTCATCTCCTTCCTGCTCACCCGCTTCGAGACGACGCTGCCGGTGGAAATCTGGAACCTGCTGCGTTCCGGCCTCAATCCCAAGACCAATGCCGTCGGCTCGCTGGTCTTTGCCGTCTCCATCGTGCTGGTGGTGTTTTTCGAACTGACGCTGTTGCGGAGAAAGCCGGCATGAGCGCGCCCCTTGTCGACATCCGCAACGTCTCGCACCGCTTCGGCCAGTTGCCGGTGCTGAAGAACGTCTCGCTGGCGATCGACCCCGGCAGCTACACGATCCTGCTTGGGCCGTCGGGTTCCGGCAAGACGACGCTGCTGTCGATCCTTGGCGGCTTCGTCACGCCCAGCGAAGGCAAGGTGTTCATCCGCGGCGCGGACTGCACCGCCGTGCCGCCGGCCAAGCGCCCGACGACCACCGTGTTCCAGGATTATGCGCTGTTTCCGCATATGAGCGTCGGCGGCAATGTCGGTTTCGGCTTGCGCATGCAGGGCGTCGACGGCGCGACCCGGGCGGCGAAGGCGCGCGATGCGCTTGCCCTTGTCGGGCTGGCGGCCGCCTTCGACAAGAAGCCGCACCAGCTCTCCGGTGGCCAGCGCCAGCGCGTCGCGCTGGCCCGTGCGCTGGTCATCGAACCGGCGGTGCTTTTGCTAGACGAGCCGCTCGGCGCGCTCGATCTCAAGCTGCGGCGGCAGATGCAGGATGAGCTGAAGGCGATCCAGAAGCGCGTCGGCACCGCCTTCGTCCATGTCACGCACGATCAGGAAGAAGCGATGGCGCTGGCAGACCACTGCGTGGTGATGAATGACGGGCGCATCGAGGACGAAGGCCCGCCCGAGCGCGTCTATGCGCGGCCGAAGACACGCTTCTCGGCGACCTTCATGGGCGAAAGCACCATTCTTGCCGGCACCGTGACCGAAGCGGAGAACGGGATCGTCACCGTCTCGACGGCGGCCGGGCCGGTCTCGCTGCCCGGCGCATCGACTGCCGGCACCACGGTCGCGCTCGCCATCCGGCCGGAGCACCTGGTTCTCGGCGACGCGAAAGGCAATGTCGCGCTCGGCGCCGGCAAGGTCGGCGATATCGTCTTCCAGGGCAGCTTCAAGCGCGTGCTGGCCACGTCGACGCTGGATCCGGCACTGCAGTTCATCGCCAAGGCTTCCGCTTCCGCCACCGTTCAGGCGCGCGACACGATAGCGATTTCGTGCAACGCTCAAGATATCATCCTGCTGGCGGACTGATCCATGAGCACGCTTCCGGTCATCGAGGCTCCGGACTGGTACGAAACCATCCGCACGGGCGACGACATCACGCTCATCCATGAGCCATGGATCAAGCCGTTCTTCCGCTGCAACATCTGGCATGTGCGCGGGCGAGACCGAGACCTGTTGTTCGACACCGGGCTTGGCCATTTCAGCCTGAGAAGCCACGTGCCGCTTGTCAGCGAGCGCAAGCTCACCTGCGTGGCCAGCCACACGCATTTCGACCATATCGGCTGCCACCACGAGTTCCCGGACCGCTGCGTGCATTCGGCCGAAGCGGCAATCCTTGCCGATCCGCGCAACGAATGGACGGTCGCCGATCGCTACGCCAATGAGGAGATGTTCGACGGCGCACCGGAAGGCTGGGATACGGCGCGCTATCGCATCCTGCCCGCGCCGGCCGGCCGGTTGCTTGAACACGGCGACATCGTCGATCTCGGCGATCGCGCCTTCGAGGTCATCCACACGCCGGGTCACTCGCCGGGCGGCATCGCGCTTTACGAGAAGAAGACCGGCATCCTTTTGTCCGGCGACATCGTCTATGACGGGCCGCTGATCGACGACGTCTACCACTCAAATGTCGAGGACTATGTCGGGACGCTGCTTGCCATGCGCGGGCTCGATGTCTCGGTCGTGCATGGCGGCCATTTCCCAAGCTTCGGCAAGGTGCGCTACCGGCAACTCATCGACGAGTATGTCGCCGGCAAGCGCAAGGCGGGCTGCCACCTGCAGGGCGGCTGAGCGAGCGATAAGGGAAGCGAAGCCTACAGCGCCCGTTGCGGGCAAGGTGTACCCGTGGCATCGCCGCAACGGGAAGCTGTCGGCTGCGGCCGCTGGCTCGTCTCTTCCGAATGACGCACGAGTTCGGCGAACATAAGCGCGAAACTTCCCATCATCAGGAAGACTATGATCAGACGCGTTACCGGCAATAGACAGGTCTCTCGACTGGCCAGCCCCCGCCAACCCATCCACTGTCGGCTAACATGATCGATCCGCCTTTACGAGTGTTTAAGCCTCCTCTTAACCATTGCGGCCATCACATTCATGTCGCGCCTGTCACGAAGCGCGACTGGTGACCCGCCAGCCGGCACGCCGCCCTTCACAGATATGGGCGGCGCATGCTACGCCGTCGCCGGCGCGGCCCCGCAGACGGTCGCCCTCCGGGAGCCATGAGCAAAGCCGCCAGCCGTTTCGCCTTCGTCTCTTCCGACACCGACGACGCCCTCGCCGCGCGGGAAAGCCTGTCGGCGCGCTATGGGCAGGTGCCTGTCGCTGACGCGGAGATCATCATCGCGCTCGGCGGCGACGGTTTTCTACTGCAGACGCTGCGCGAGACGATGAGCACGGGCAAGAAGGTCTACGGCATGAACCGTGGCACCATCGGCTTCCTGATGAATGAATATCGCGCAGGCGGTCTCGAGGAGCGCATCGCCAACGCCGTTGCCGAGACGATCCGGCCGCTGGAAATGGTCGCCGTGACGCATGACGGCGAATCCGTATCCGCGCCGGCCATCAACGAGGTGGCGCTGTGGCGCCAGTCCTACCAGACCGCGAAGATCCGCATCACTGTCGACGGCCAAGTGCGGTTGGAGGAGTTGAACTGCGACGGCGTCATGATCGCCACTCCCGCCGGCTCGACGGCCTACAATCTGTCGGCGCACGGGCCGATCCTGCCGCTCGATGCGCCGCTCCTGGCATTGACGCCGGTCAGCCCTTTCCGGCCGCGCCGCTGGCGCGGGGCGCTGCTGTCCAACAAGGCGACGGTGCGTTTCGACATATTGGAAGCCGAAAAGCGCCCGGTGAATGCCGCCGCGGACCATACCGAGGTCAAGGCGGTGGCTTCCGTCACCGTGCGGGAATCGCCGACGGCGACGGCAACTTTGCTGTTCGATCCGAACCATTCCTGGAACGAACGCATCCTTGCCGAGCAGTTCCGCTACTGAGCCGGCGCAACGATACCTGTTCGATTAAGCATCGCGATTAAGGTTACGTCTTCACAATCACCGGGATTTCCGGCTGTTTGTGTTGACAAATCGCGGACTTGCGCCTAACTGCAACCGCGATCTTGCAGGCGCGCGGCGCCTGCCGCAACACGCGTTGCGATTTCCCGAACCAGCCAAAGACAACAAACACTTGTCCTCAGACACCCAGACCGTTCAAGAAGCGTTGACCTTTTCGGACCTTGGCCTTTCGCCCAAGGTCCTCTCCGCAGTCTCAGATGCCGGCTACACCAAGCCGACTCCGATCCAGGCCGGCGCCATCCCGCATGCGCTGCTCGGCAAGGATGTGTTGGGCATCGCCCAGACCGGCACCGGCAAGACCGCTTCCTTCGTGCTGCCTATGCTGACGCGATTGGAAAAGGGTCGCGCTCGCGCGCGCATGCCACGCACGCTGATCCTCGAACCGACCCGTGAGCTCGCCGCGCAGGTCGAGGAAAACTTCATCAAATACGGCAAGAACCACAAGCTCAACATCGCGCTTCTGATCGGCGGCGTCTCCTTCGACGAGCAGGACAAGAAGCTCGAGCGCGGCGCCGACGTGCTGATCGCGACACCTGGCCGTCTGCTCGACCATCGCGAGCGCGGCAAGCTCCTGCTCAACGGCGTCGAGATCCTCGTCATCGACGAGGCCGACCGCATGCTCGACATGGGCTTCATTCCCGACATCGAGCGCATCTGCGAGATGATCCCGTTCACGCGCCAAACGCTGTTCTTCTCGGCGACGATGCCGCCGGAAATCACCAAGCTCACCGAGAAGTTCCTGCACGCGCCGGTGCGCGTCGAGGTTTCCAAGGCCGCCTCCACCGCGACCAGCATCACGCAGCGGCTGGTGAAGTCCGGCAACAAGCCTTGGGAGAAGCGCGAGAC
This region of Mesorhizobium sp. M2A.F.Ca.ET.046.03.2.1 genomic DNA includes:
- a CDS encoding TetR/AcrR family transcriptional regulator, which translates into the protein MSGLRERQKADRHRRIIDAATALFREAGYEGAKIEAIAAQAEVSIGTIYNYYQNKGDILGAIVSMEVNEVLNAGRGVVASPPANVGDALDTLIGIYIEHSLNYLSKEMWRQAMAISTQLPDSLFGQTYTALDRELTRQISALIARLQQIGLVRADIDGSAVGELIFNNMNMMFIEFVKRDEARIPELRAAIRRQNRVLVAAIGV
- a CDS encoding spermidine/putrescine ABC transporter substrate-binding protein — encoded protein: MTVNARNPLSTLKSHLAAACAVAALLLAAGGAEAADLNALIWCDHSDPALLEPFEKANDVKVNVKEFEGTGAGLAIVDQSQPGDWDVMVIDSIDVPRGVEKGLFEPLPEDKLPFADLFPEVKMDKSTIVDGKRYGITEKFGYNTIGFNKTKVDPADMQSLASLTSDKYKGKVAIYDYYLPVIGMAALAIGKKTADLTEADLPALKAELLKMKANAKLVGEVTASQTALATGEVDVLVGGGEWVTAGLAKENPALDFSIPKEGAVLWSQSLAMFKDSKNKDMALKFIQYIMSPEGQARLATSSCYWGMPANTKAALTDEQKKILRFDEQPGFLARAQAYPAPNADLDKKMQDMWTEMLQAQ
- a CDS encoding ABC transporter permease; translated protein: MSVSGSNSRALPWALVTPALAWTLLFFVLPFIAMGFSSLTAHEGGGFTLANYSQFFTDPSYWRSMVNSLEVTAIVTVISILLAYPFAWILAEMVPQRWQRLALMLAVLPFWTSYVVRSYSWLLVLAQNGVINRALTGMGLIAEPLQLANTRFATVTGFVHFFVMLLTLTIFANLKQLSPSYRRAAADLGAGPVRTFLHVVLPLTLPGIMVGAFLTFVLCIGDYITPQILGGNNELVMPQLVMMQIGRRGDFPLASALSIILMAVVTIAYLACARWLKIERA
- a CDS encoding ABC transporter permease, encoding MRAAVRFAAWLYAVAVYGFIFLPVVVLVLFSLQATSFPIPPFTGPSLRWYQAVLSDARLTSALVNSLLVAVLSSLASVTLGFLSAWGFARFVLPGSALLRGLITLPLTVSYLIIGMGLLVLFNWAGVPKSLLAAGIGHVVINLPLCFAIIYSQMGDHQINIERAARDLGAAEWKVLLLITVPVMAPAIFAGFFLSMTFSWDEFVISFLLTRFETTLPVEIWNLLRSGLNPKTNAVGSLVFAVSIVLVVFFELTLLRRKPA
- a CDS encoding ABC transporter ATP-binding protein; translated protein: MSAPLVDIRNVSHRFGQLPVLKNVSLAIDPGSYTILLGPSGSGKTTLLSILGGFVTPSEGKVFIRGADCTAVPPAKRPTTTVFQDYALFPHMSVGGNVGFGLRMQGVDGATRAAKARDALALVGLAAAFDKKPHQLSGGQRQRVALARALVIEPAVLLLDEPLGALDLKLRRQMQDELKAIQKRVGTAFVHVTHDQEEAMALADHCVVMNDGRIEDEGPPERVYARPKTRFSATFMGESTILAGTVTEAENGIVTVSTAAGPVSLPGASTAGTTVALAIRPEHLVLGDAKGNVALGAGKVGDIVFQGSFKRVLATSTLDPALQFIAKASASATVQARDTIAISCNAQDIILLAD
- a CDS encoding MBL fold metallo-hydrolase → MSTLPVIEAPDWYETIRTGDDITLIHEPWIKPFFRCNIWHVRGRDRDLLFDTGLGHFSLRSHVPLVSERKLTCVASHTHFDHIGCHHEFPDRCVHSAEAAILADPRNEWTVADRYANEEMFDGAPEGWDTARYRILPAPAGRLLEHGDIVDLGDRAFEVIHTPGHSPGGIALYEKKTGILLSGDIVYDGPLIDDVYHSNVEDYVGTLLAMRGLDVSVVHGGHFPSFGKVRYRQLIDEYVAGKRKAGCHLQGG
- a CDS encoding NAD kinase — encoded protein: MSKAASRFAFVSSDTDDALAARESLSARYGQVPVADAEIIIALGGDGFLLQTLRETMSTGKKVYGMNRGTIGFLMNEYRAGGLEERIANAVAETIRPLEMVAVTHDGESVSAPAINEVALWRQSYQTAKIRITVDGQVRLEELNCDGVMIATPAGSTAYNLSAHGPILPLDAPLLALTPVSPFRPRRWRGALLSNKATVRFDILEAEKRPVNAAADHTEVKAVASVTVRESPTATATLLFDPNHSWNERILAEQFRY